TGACTGCTGGGAGGAAACTGTACAGGAATGGCTCCAAGGTCAATCCATTTTGAAAGGTTCCAGCCGATCTGCAGTGAGGTCTgaatctgcccctccccccttcctcatgGCTTCCCCCTTTCAAAATACGTACGGACAAGGCGTGCACTATTATCTGGTCGGGGGAGGCTGGGGCAGCCCCAGCTGTTAGAGTCACGGTCGGGCTGGTGGTCAGCGTCAAAGGCAGCCCCTGGCTGGAACTTGTTTGCAGTAAGTAAGTGCCTGGCGTCCCCGTAGGCTGGAGGTGGAAAGACTAAGAAAATAGCAGAATGAGGTCAGGGGAAGCAGCTTAGTCACCAATGGATTTGGGCAGAAGGAAGCCAGCCTCAAACAGAATCTCCTTTCTGAAGCACAATACCATCTTTTTAATCCCTAAAGAGTCATAATGACTGTCCCACTGACAATGTGCCCTTTCTCCCTGTACCTAAAAGAAAGCGATGTAGGCACCAGGTGAGCTTCAAGACAGAGCGCATATGAACAGGCATTGGCAATGGTGCCGACCTGTGGCTTAAATGGGGCACCGCATCAGAACTCAaacaccaaactattttccatatGTCACAGGAACACAAGCAATGTGCTTTATGGGGAGATGTGAGACAGttctccccagctgcaactgaGTGGACAAAAATTATGAAGATTAGCATCTcgggggattgcccaatctgtctgcatatcCACTGCATCTACTTGGTTTCATATTTTACATTATtaaatgcttcctgtgtgtaactcagCCATATGATAAATGATAATATTCCTATAGGCACTAAGGGATGATAGCTGCTGGTATTTAAGCTGTTATTTTTATGccgttttatatgtttttaaagatAGTTTGTTAGCTTACATTTTTAATCCTGACTTCAATGATAAGTATTGGTGTTTTCTGAGAGATGGGACACACCGGGCCAAACTCTAACCCTGTGGAGCCACCTGGTGGGCTATAAAGCCATAAGCAAAAGAAACCAGTTCCGGAAGAGCAACTGTATTAACCTAACCACCAAAGACTCCTGGGCACCTGGAAGACAAACACTCTGTTTATTTCATGAACTTATGTCGGTGGCCTGCAGCTAATAATGTCTGCCTAGGTCAGTTCATGCTACTTGTGCTTTTCACTTTTAGAGTGTTGCGGAGCTTTGGATTAactggggcccattccacacaagttaaatgtagcaggagtgtggcaaattgtaaacgctactaatttgcagttatgcacaacgtcgcacacaatctgccacactcctgatccgcgaaaagcacttcattgtagcgcttccagggaaatccccaaaagtggattcaccctctggaaagtgctacactcttgcaaacgatctgcaacagtttcgaaaaagttctgtgcattaccattgttgcggtttcagcaaagtccctccccctggctctctcctttgaacttccggcgaagcgatcgccatttttttttctcggagcgagcggagagcaacaagccggcaagccttcattcacccagcgaggcttctccggctgcagtccctccacagagctgatttaaagctcccctaagtcaccaagcacaacacagccccatttgcaagttcccttaattttcagccgaaaatcatgcccgtgcatggggggggatttttttttcactcgagggagcgtggcaacgatgaatcggcagctcacaggccagctgccagctagatgggtctctacgttaggaagaagcaaggaatcaaggaatcaaggcatattcattgcaacgtgtgtttttcttttttttttaaacctgttcttaaagggaaaggggcttttccggagcatggtaacaaccgctcgttggctgctcgtttgattgacggccaggggtaggacaaagcacagaaaaaatcgcttcctttctagcaattttggcgagaccggaaacctgtgggaaactattgaaatgctactggattccactacaaaggcaggtatgcgttacaccgaattccactattttaaattccattatttctttctgtaagcaatttgccacattgatccttgtgcggaatggacctgagtgtCTTTACAGTCCAGTCCTGTGTAGAATGGCTTTGAATAGGTTAAGACTGGAATAATTCTGCATACCAGGTGCTCCTCAAGTGTAAGTGATGCAAAACCATAACAGAGTTTTGTTACCTTTTTGATAGCTTTCAAAGGTCTCCCAAGTTGCTTATTGTCCTAGTTTTTATAACCTTTCACAGTGTACTACTGTAGCTGGTAGAGTCACATTTCTCCTTAGATTGCAATAAAACCATCTTAAGAAGATCCTGAACTGCAAAAGGACAAATCAGTTGGGCATCACCAGGCAGGCTCTACAGTACTTACAGGTAGAATCTCAAAGGTCTGTAGCGTTCCACTGTTCAACGTTATAGTGTCTGAATCCACAGAAGTGACCGGGGAATCGGCAGAAGCTGGGGAATTAAGAGGAGAACACAAATAGATAGGAGCAGGTACTGAATGAGTCAGAGATGTGATATGTGCTGCAGGGCTGGTGTTGCACTCCAGGTCATCTAGTATGTAGTGGGGCAGTTAATCGTTTGTACATGAAGAAATGATAATTACATGAAGAGTTGTTACTAAGGCAGGGCATGTGGTAGACAATAAAGTAgatgatatttttaaaagtttgaagtATTTTAAGCATTTCTGTTATCTatacctgacttcccccccatccttagcagcttacaacatcattctcctcacaacaactctgtgtggTGGGTTAGGCCAAGAGAGTGTTAGCAGCCTCAGATCATCCatgaagtttccatggcagagtgaggattcaaatctgcatctcccagatcccagtctgacatTGACCATTATACCACACAGCTTCTGTTCTGCAAGTGCATGCCACATATCTATCAACTACCACAGATGGTGAGGCTGTGCTCAAACGGAGGGAAGCACTTGTTCTTTATCAGTGGGGAACCTTGTTTGAGTTGTGcctcctcctttctccatggATGAGCTTTCATAGCCTTCCCACCTCGCTTATTAAAAATGCAGGTTAAGCTACCTTAAAAACACACATTGGCCGCCTACtgtttctcctttctttccaggATCCCGCAGGCCAGTGCACCATCAACTTATGCTCAAAACCACCAGATATACCTGTGGCAGAACCAAGCCATGATATCAGTTCTGGAGAAGGAATATTTTCCAGCACGTTCTCTATCCCATTCATTATGCTTAAGAACCAAGATGCTTGGAGATCACCTTGATCTACAATGGCCTCAGATGTCAACGGGAAGATTGGTACAGAGACCTTCCAACTCATAGTAGAAACCCTCCTGATAGTGGACTTCTTGGCCTCTATAGATCTGTATTTGCAGGTTTCCAAGCATCCAAGCTCCAGATAGTACACTTGTTTGCATAAATGGCCTCTCCTCTCGTCCAAGAATCTTCACCAAGTTTATGGCCTCAGCAGTGGACTGTTTTGGGTCATGAAATGTATACTTCTATTTCATAACTGGATAATATTCTTACATCCAGGACACTGTGCAGATCACAGGACCTTCACTCATCCTGTAAGTCCTCCACACCCACAGGTTCCTGGTTTCACCAGAAATCAATCCTCATTCACAGGCCATCATCCATTGTTTGACTCTGCTCGATCCTCTACTGCCCACCAATAAAAATGTTGCTTGAGTCTCAGGGCAGCAGTAGCTCCTCTCAGACAGGCAGTGTCAGAAGATCTAATGGCCCTGATGCAAGTACTGGGTCTCATGATTTCCTGCCAAGTCTCTGACTCCAGTTCTATTCCTTTTAATGGCTCCACTTGACTTTTCTTGGGACATCCTTCAGAGTCACTGGAGGGAACTTAACTATTATACCCAATGTACACTGCTCCTCCAGTTGATGGCTCTAGGGCTTTGATCTAGTGCAGtgacagggtgagcagcttggccgggggggggggggggggaggggcgttaccactgttgctgcttttcCTGCAGTCACCTGCGCTCGGCTGCCAGCCGCTCCATcagcagcattaggaaggttgagaaccactgatctagtgggAGGTACTCTAAAACCTGAGTGGAAACCACCAGGGTCTATTCATTGTATGCTGCCATTCCCTAAGCCACCCCAGGAAAGCAGTAAAACATGGAAATACAGTATTGGAACACAAAGCCATCACATGCTACTCTCCCTCCAGCTCCTCATAACACTCTAATGCCCTCACTCTCACTGCCAACAGATGGTAAAACATGTTAGCAGTCAGGAAGCTGAGAGATCTCAGTCCCCCTGACAGAAAGTAATTCTACTTCTTCAATGGGCAGAATCCCACTTTCCTGTCATTGAGCTCAACATCTTCAGGGATTCCACAAGCTGAAGGAAGACTAGCACAGTCAGTGGGACCTGGATCTAAGTGAGGGGCTCAACATTCTGGGGTCTTTTGTGCAGTGATCAGGAGGCGGGATGCTCCCTGTTGGATCTCCTTGCTTCCCCAACCAAATTCCAGAACAGGTGCATGTTGGTGAGGTGTATATTTTCTCGACTCCCTTGGCAGAAGGGGTCCTGTGTCCTTCCTGTATTTCCACGCATAGCCAGAGAATTCAACAGAATACAACAGAAACCATAGAGGTAGGGGTGTTCAGccttcagccatgaagctcaacAGGTGATCTTGGGTGGCGACATTGATGTTCTATGTAACCTGCTCTGACCATATGGACAGCAACTGCCCATAGGAACCCAAAGATAACAGTCATGTTGCCATGATGACAGTGAGCTACTTTCTATTTATTCCAGGTCTCTACAAgcctgttaagagcctcttgtagtgcagagtggtaagggagcagacatgcagtctgaaagctctgcccatgaggctgggagttaaatcccagcagccggctcaaggttgactcagcctcccatccttccgaggtcagtaaaatgagtacccagcttgctggggggtaaacggtaatgactggggaaggcactgccaaactaccccgtattgagtctgctatgaaaacgctggagggcatcacaccaagggtcagacatgactcggtgcttgcacacgggatacttttacctttactttaaaagCCTGTTGCACCTCCTATATTCTTGTCACCACTACTGCATAGAATCCCTGGCTTGCTtgacctgctgctggctgtgTGTATATTTGTGACAATGCATCTAATGAGAAATACATGATAAACAAGAAGTGTATACATACATAAACCTGCCAAGTTTTTCCACTTAGAGTAACCAACTTGGGAAGTCAAAGCAGTGAGTTTCAACTACTTACAGACATGCGTAATCTGGACTGGGATCTGCAAAGCTGTCATGGGGCTCGGTGAGCTGCTGGAATTCTCGTCCAAGCGAGCCACTCGAATCTGAACATGCTGAACCCCAGAACCAGGATGAGAGTTGGGCAGCCCAGGTAAAGACTTATTCTCCGAAAGCTGGTGCCCCAGGGTGGTTTTCTGACTCTCATGAAGCTGTTTCAGACCTTTTATAAGaactgaaggggagggggcaaagaTGTTGCTGAAAGCAAGGAAGGAAAACAGACAAGAAGTAGcccattcccttcctccccaccagcTGAAATATGGGGAGCCACTGTAACAACAGATGTTCGTTCAGATATGAAGCACTCTGAATGCTGAATGCTAAAGGAGAGTATTTCTATTTTCTTGCCTGACACTTATCCCAAACTGCAGACCGTTCCACAGGTTACACCTTAACCAAAAGCACACTTGGAATTAAGTGGCTTTATTCTCAGTGGAGCATTTATAATGTTTCTGCCCCATCCCCAAACAATGTCCTTGAATAATACATCCAGGACATAAGTTCTGCCGACAGTTTCTGCAGTTATTCTGCAGAAAGATGTcaaattattttgtttaatttcaaCGTATGTTCCTTGATGCAGTTTTCAGTTAAGGTGAATGTGTGAGAAATATCACACCGTTCATGACCTGTCCCAGTTTCCAGATAGGTGGGGAAGCATGGCCTGATGAGGCCGGACAGTGCTCTCCTCCAGAACACAACTCCTTTCATAAGAAGGTGGAGGCCTCGGATGCAAGCAGGCTGCTGTTGATGAACAGCCCAAGCTCAAGAGGCTTTAAACTAGCTATATAGTAGGAATACAACATTATTCTGCCAAATTTTCAGAGAACCCAAAACCAAATTTCGAGACAAGATCCTAGCAACTTTTCCTTCCTCCAGATTTTGAAAAACCCTTCTATTATCTGATGAAGATCCCTCCATAAGTAATAGATTAGCACTCTTTGCTCTAGCTGCTAGGAAGCTTCAGGCCAAGCAAGCAAGAGTTTCAGAAACAGGAGTATCAGCTTTGTTAAACTATGAGTTTCTTGTTGTAATAATTTATTCTCCCATATCTTTGTTTTAATCTgaactttgtattttatattttatattctatATTCATTTTATACTGTTACTCTTTTATGTTGTTATGGCCTATGCACATACACAATAAATTCAACTCACATAACAGGGATATTCCGTTTTCTAGAAATAATGCCATAAATTTCATAAATCcagattttctttccccctttccttgggTTTGCAACCTCCTTAGTTATTCAGGATTTGAAGAACAAGAGAGATTTTCTAAACAGGTTAAGGGAACAATGCATAGAATAGTCAACACTTTACCAGGAAAGGAGACTTCTTTGTGGTTTGCGATCTGTCTCTTGATTGTCCACCATTTACTGCGAAGCCACTGGGGTGAGCGAACACTGCTCCAGCCTTCAGCCAGCAGATCCCAATTGACATCATTTTCATCAGACACTTCTAGCTCTGCTATTCTGACAGGATGACACAGACAAAAAGATATGAGAGAAGCTCAGTTCCGATGCTGAGAGCAGCTTATTTTCATCACATTTGAGAAGATGGCAGACAGGAGGCTTGTTCTcagaaatacagaaaagaaaaaaacagaacacaaaacCAGGTGCTATCACGAGCGACTTCTAGCTGACAGCATCCCGCAGCTCTTTGACAGGATTAGGAGGCCATGGCGTGGACAGGTGACACAAAGGGTCCCGACACTTCAGTGTGGCAGCAAGGAATGTCTTAAACTGGTGTTGACAGATGGCAACAGGATGAAACTCAGTCCAGGGGAAAGTGAAGCAAGTCAAGTAATAAGAAGTGTGCCTGCTCAAGATGGAGTTGCAATccatcttaaaaagaagaagagttggttcttatatgccgcttttccctacccgaaggaggctcaaagtggcttacagtcaccttcccattcctctccccacaacagacaccctgtggggtaggtgaggctgagagagccctgatatcgctgctcggtcagaacaggtttttttttttaaatgtatgaagTAAGGACCACAGTATCTTATAGAAAATGTCTTAAGATTATATGGAAAGGGATGTTggagagaaatattttctgttacaTACACCTAGTAAAATATAagcattttttatatatataatctgtCATATAagccctctttttcttttgcatccCTTTAACATTATTATCTTgttctttaaaatgaaaatgttagTAGAAAAAATAAGAATAATAACTGAGACATAAAAAGTGTGTTCCTGTGAAATATCCGAGAATGACAACATAGCAGTCATTGTTGGTTATGCTTTCTCCAAAGTACAAATAAGGGACCCTGACgaaattttccctttgcatcGCTCCCTTCCCTATACCAATCCTTTCAGGACAAGCTGCCCAAACAAACCTCAGGATAAGGTTGATTTCATCTTCCTTGGTCCATTCCGTGCCTCCACTCTGCTTCCAGTTCAAGTAGTTCAGCCACTTGGAGCGGCACTGCTTTTCAGACCTGGTTCCAACGCGCTCTGCCACAGCAGCCCAAGACACACCTTGCGTGACGATATCCCCAGGTTCTGTGCTGGTTAATTCATGGACCACTTCGGCCagcctcttttcttcttcttctgtccactTTCCTGAAATCAGAAAAGAGCAGGTAACAACACAAGCCCCAGAAAAGAGAAAAACGGGAGCCAGCAAGATCTGGGTGCAAAGATGTGAGATGGTGATCTGGTGGGCATACCCGGTTTgtctctctttttatttatttatttatgattctgGCATCTCACTCACACCTTCAACTGTTCAAAATGTTCTAAACTTGTTTAgagtttttaaaagtcagatATAAGAACACACATCTGGCAAACATTAAAGATCCCTCATGTTATGGCCACAACTGAAAATGCAGCCAACTGTTCATTCACCAGCATGCATAAAGTTCTTTTAACAATGTGAGAAGAAGTAAAGTTGCACAGCTAATACCAAAATACATATGCTTAAAAAATCTGTTTATAGCCTGTTGGATACTGTTGGACCCAGTTTGCAGACGAAATTACAGTAGGGATGGATCACCCTTGTGTCTGCAAGAgcacccatttggaaacagctgcctccaccAAAAGGAGATACTTGGCTTTGAACCTATTATTCAGTGGAAGCTCCCAATGTTTTGAGATTGGATCCATTCCCCATGGCAGCCTTATTGTTGTTGCACTCACTATCTGTTCTCAAATCTGTTCTCAGAATTCTCAAGTGCACCCAGGTACAACAAGATGGGAGGGAGAGGTTTTATAGTACAAGCCATACTACAAAGACAACATGGACTTAAAGTTGATTTGGAGATACCAAGCAAGGACTTCTCCACAAAAGACACTGAAGATGAACAAATACTTTTGCCCTTTCAGTCAACTAAAGTATACAGATAAAAGCTGGTGTGTGCAGCATTAATTCTGGACACTGCTGAAAGGAATACTTGCAACACAAAGGGCTTCTTTCTGCCTTCCAAGCCCATCCTAACGATAAACATCCAATGGCGTCACACAGAAAGCTCTCTAGTCTAACACCAGAATTTTTTCAGtagagaaaatatattttaaaaacaatcccaagctACTTCCCTGAAACTGTGCGCAATGTTTACAAACTTAACTAGATTTTACCTGTCTATATCAGCATGTGTACCTGTGTTGCAGGTATCTTTCATCAGCCTGCATCGGTCTTTCACGGAAGAAGCACTTCTGCCAAGGGCAGCTCCTATGGTTGCCCAGTCGTTGCCATGCTTAATCCTTAGCCTAATAGGGAAAAGGATATGAGCACTGGGTCCCAATTTCTTGTCAGTCAGAGGCAACAGAAGTTTCTTCATGGGTAAAAGTGAATATATGAAGTCCAGACACCATTCCAAAACTGTACGCTTAGTGAAGATTTCATGCCAAACAGTATAGGTTTAGTTCATTGGGCTGCAATCTTTCAGAAGCCCCTTTCACAAGTTACAGGGAACACATATACAAAATGTGTACAGTTGATTGTACTTCCTATGTGTTCTCATGTTAAACACACATACAGCTGAA
Above is a window of Paroedura picta isolate Pp20150507F chromosome 5, Ppicta_v3.0, whole genome shotgun sequence DNA encoding:
- the DMTF1 gene encoding cyclin-D-binding Myb-like transcription factor 1 isoform X4, which produces MKKSQQLVRLGLQPKKIKILSQTKARGIKDATEIIFEMSKDERKDFYRTIAWGLNRPLFAVYRRVLRMYDDRNHVGKYTPEEIEKLKELRIKHGNDWATIGAALGRSASSVKDRCRLMKDTCNTGKWTEEEEKRLAEVVHELTSTEPGDIVTQGVSWAAVAERVGTRSEKQCRSKWLNYLNWKQSGGTEWTKEDEINLILRIAELEVSDENDVNWDLLAEGWSSVRSPQWLRSKWWTIKRQIANHKEVSFPVLIKGLKQLHESQKTTLGHQLSENKSLPGLPNSHPGSGVQHVQIRVARLDENSSSSPSPMTALQIPVQITHVSSADSPVTSVDSDTITLNSGTLQTFEILPSFHLQPTGTPGTYLLQTSSSQGLPLTLTTSPTVTLTAGAAPASPDQIIVHALSPEHLLNTTDNVTVQCHAPSVIIRTVAAEEISPSVSQELTVDSEIQPVDLVDPATSLDAEAFPDDLPTPKLADEVQPAYSEDNPSKFVGRSSDELINRVTARAGEEVLGADLKCEEEACQSHFASTYVSEALGSPATEDPVEQPTMDETVLIVPSPRGFIQTSDDMDSESVLPLTTLTDPILQHHGDNSHIIGSSLDSPDSEDSKDVEDLVSCH